In one window of Hevea brasiliensis isolate MT/VB/25A 57/8 chromosome 10, ASM3005281v1, whole genome shotgun sequence DNA:
- the LOC110668247 gene encoding putative cell wall protein has translation MAYMSKLSLIALLVLFAISRHAIAGRQIPMKTNQIPENTKDVDLKQSKFLFKSLHDKYHDNSFLIPGIGRVMVPPAFSVPSYGPHRGIGGIGGIGGSIPGTGGSIPGGDDAFIPGGGSVPAPAHP, from the coding sequence ATGGCTTACATGAGCAAGTTGTCTCTTATTGCTCTACTTGTCTTGTTTGCCATATCGAGGCATGCAATTGCAGGGCGCCAAATTCCAATGAAAACCAACCAAATTCCAGAGAATACCAAGGATGTGGACTTGAAACAATCCAAGTTTCTTTTTAAATCTCTTCACGATAAATATCATGACAATAGCTTCCTTATTCCAGGCATCGGCCGGGTGATGGTGCCACCTGCTTTCAGTGTTCCTTCCTATGGTCCACACAGGGGCATTGGAGGCATTGGAGGCATTGGAGGCTCTATTCCAGGCACTGGAGGCTCTATTCCAGGTGGTGATGATGCATTCATCCCCGGAGGTGGTTCTGTTCCAGCACCTGCTCATCCTTGA
- the LOC131169279 gene encoding probable protein phosphatase 2C 52 → MGACVSTSSQSTCSSRRSNADTVPPPCLGIGFCGQKKTKRTFSDHVVTLQHLPSIPNRIFTNGKSRTSCIFTQQGRKGINQDAMIVWEDFLSEDVTFCGVFDGHGPHGHLVARKVRDALPMKLLSFLHSNQSRQNGTGQTCFKGNSKKSEIGDSEKDGSMEDKLNSVWREAFLKSYKAMDKELRSHPNLDCFCSGSTAVTMVKQGSNLFMGYIGDSRAIMGSKDDNDSMVAIQLTVDLKPDLPREAERIKRCKGRVFALQDEPEVPRVWLPFDDAPGLAMARAFGDFCLKEYGVISIPEFSHRLLTEKDQFIVLASDGVWDVLSNEEVVEIVSSAPTRSSAARILVDSAAREWKLKYPTSKMDDCAVVCLFLDGKMDSESDYEEQCFSSATLQSNHSGNAIESDDGQKSEPCLQRNFTVRSSEENDNYGKLGAEVDGSGETVAGEDQSWSGLEGVTRVNSLVQLPRFSEERPNP, encoded by the exons ATGGGGGCTTGTGTCTCGACTAGTAGCCAAAGTACTTGTAGTAGTAGGAGGAGCAATGCAGATACTGTTCCCCCCCCATGCTTGGGGATTGGATTTTGCGGGCAAAAGAAAACTAAAAGAACATTCTCCGACCACGTAGTTACACTGCAGCATTTACCCTCTATACCTAACAGGATTTTCACTAATGGAAAGAGCCGAACTTCTTGTATATTCACACAGCAGGGTCGCAAGGGCATAAACCAGGATGCGATGATCGTATGGGAA GATTTCTTATCAGAAGATGTGACTTTTTGTGGTGTCTTTGATGGCCATGGTCCACATGGCCATCTTGTTGCCCGCAAGGTGAGGGATGCCCTGCCAATGAAGTTACTGTCATTCTTGCACTCTAATCAGTCGAGGCAAAATGGGACAGGTCAAACCTGTTTTAAGGGGAACTCAAAGAAATCAGAAATTGGAGATTCTGAGAAGGATGGGTCCATGGAGGATAAACTGAATTCTGTATGGAGAGAAGCATTCCTCAAGTCCTACAAGGCTATGGACAAAGAGCTGAGATCCCATCCTAATTTGGACTGCTTCTGTAGTGGTAGCACTGCTGTCACTATGGTAAAACAG GGCTCCAATCTTTTCATGGGATATATTGGGGATTCTCGTGCAATCATGGGATCTAAGGATGACAATGATTCTATGGTTGCAATCCAGTTGACTGTTGATCTGAAACCTGATTTGCCAA GGGAAGCAGAAAGGATTAAACGGTGTAAAGGTAGAGTCTTTGCATTGCAAGATGAACCTGAAGTACCAAGAGTTTGGTTGCCATTTGATGATGCCCCTGGCCTAGCAATGGCACGGGCATTTGGGGACTTTTGTTTGAAGGAATATGGGGTGATCTCCATACCTGAGTTCTCTCACCGCCTACTTACAGAGAAAGATCAATTCATTGTTCTTGCCTCTGATGGG GTTTGGGATGTTTTGAGCAATGAAGAGGTGGTTGAGATTGTGTCATCAGCTCCAACGAGGTCATCAGCTGCGAGAATCCTGGTGGACTCGGCTGCTCGAGAATGGAAGCTCAAATACCCAACTTCAAAAATGGATGACTGTGCAGTGGTTTGTTTATTTTTGGATGGGAAAATGGACTCAGAATCTGATTATGAGGAACAGTGCTTTTCTTCTGCAACCCTGCAGAGCAATCATTCTGGTAATGCAATTGAATCAGATGATGGCCAGAAGTCTGAGCCATGTTTGCAAAGGAATTTTACTGTGAGATCATCAGAAGAAAACGATAATTATGGAAAACTAGGGGCTGAAGTTGATGGAAGTGGAGAAACAGTTGCTGGTGAAGATCAGAGTTGGTCAGGTTTGGAAGGCGTCACAAGAGTGAACTCCCTTGTTCAACTTCCAAGATTTTCTGAGGAAAGACCCAACCCATAA